A region of Acidobacteriota bacterium DNA encodes the following proteins:
- a CDS encoding DUF72 domain-containing protein, with amino-acid sequence MEIIIGCAGFQKARKVYYEKFNFVEIQKIFYEPPSLDLMGKWREESPESFIFSIKAWQVITHPPSSPTYKKMKRLPPETCGFFRPSEQVYEAYEVTLKIAKILKSDFILFQCPKSFTPTQENKANMEKFFKKIKRSGINFGWEPRGESWKDEIILEICRKLNLIHVVDPFQRESLYGKFSYYRLHGIKSPFYRYQEKDFKFLVKKFINERNFVVFNNVASFDDALTFKEYLKKEGIYES; translated from the coding sequence GTGGAAATTATAATTGGCTGCGCGGGGTTTCAAAAAGCCAGGAAAGTATATTACGAAAAATTTAATTTTGTGGAGATTCAAAAAATTTTTTATGAACCCCCATCTTTAGACTTAATGGGGAAATGGAGGGAAGAATCTCCTGAATCTTTTATCTTCAGCATAAAAGCATGGCAGGTAATAACTCATCCACCATCAAGTCCTACTTACAAAAAAATGAAAAGACTTCCCCCTGAAACTTGCGGTTTTTTCAGACCTTCAGAACAGGTGTATGAAGCCTATGAGGTGACGTTAAAAATTGCAAAAATCCTTAAATCTGACTTCATTCTTTTTCAATGTCCTAAAAGTTTTACACCGACCCAGGAAAACAAAGCAAACATGGAAAAATTCTTTAAGAAAATCAAACGAAGTGGAATTAATTTTGGCTGGGAGCCAAGAGGAGAAAGCTGGAAAGATGAGATTATTCTTGAAATATGTAGAAAATTGAATTTAATCCATGTTGTAGATCCTTTTCAAAGAGAATCATTGTATGGAAAATTTTCATACTATCGTCTTCATGGAATTAAATCACCCTTTTACAGGTATCAAGAAAAAGATTTTAAATTTCTCGTCAAAAAATTCATAAATGAAAGAAATTTTGTTGTGTTCAATAATGTAGCATCTTTCGATGACGCTTTGACGTTTAAAGAATATCTAAAGAAGGAGGGAATTTATGAGTCATGA
- a CDS encoding SagB/ThcOx family dehydrogenase: protein MSHEIKFFSDTKLSSPFWEKIKFDKTEKEFNEEIVLPKNETAGGMPIWECLQRRRSIRNYKNKAVSIKDLSQILWASSGIVTKKYGIELRTSPSAGALYPIEIYVFIFNVNGVKKGIYHLNVYEWKLKGIKEGDFSSEIAKASIYQTFIEDAAFTIFLTSVTKRTTRRYRERGVRYILMDLGCIIQNIYLAVTSLNLGGCVIGAFYDDQVNKILEVNDREETTLALFSIGAI from the coding sequence ATGAGTCATGAGATAAAATTCTTCTCTGATACGAAGCTCTCTTCTCCATTCTGGGAAAAAATTAAGTTTGATAAGACAGAAAAAGAATTTAATGAAGAGATTGTTCTTCCTAAGAATGAAACAGCAGGGGGGATGCCTATCTGGGAGTGTCTGCAAAGAAGAAGGTCAATTAGAAATTATAAGAATAAGGCAGTAAGTATAAAAGATTTATCTCAAATTTTGTGGGCTTCTTCAGGAATAGTAACTAAAAAATATGGAATTGAACTGAGAACTTCTCCTTCCGCCGGAGCTTTATACCCAATTGAAATTTATGTTTTTATCTTTAATGTAAATGGAGTAAAAAAAGGTATTTATCATCTTAATGTTTATGAATGGAAGCTTAAAGGAATTAAGGAAGGGGATTTCTCATCTGAAATAGCAAAAGCTTCGATTTATCAAACTTTCATAGAAGATGCAGCTTTTACAATTTTTCTAACATCCGTTACTAAAAGAACAACAAGAAGATATAGAGAAAGAGGTGTACGATATATTTTGATGGATCTTGGCTGTATTATTCAGAATATTTATTTAGCTGTGACCTCATTAAATCTGGGTGGATGTGTAATAGGAGCCTTTTATGATGATCAAGTCAACAAGATTTTAGAGGTCAATGATAGAGAGGAAACCACCCTTGCTCTTTTCTCAATTGGAGCCATTTAG
- a CDS encoding lipoate--protein ligase family protein yields MNNWFIKIEEKPYSGSWNMAVDEFLFNEVQKEEKTILRFYEWEIPTLSIGFSQRVNRILNMEYLEKNRVPFVRRITGGKVVFHNDEITYSISSSEKIFFEKKSLSEAYTMISGALIEGLKKLSIKAELSGRSPKFLSKSDLPCFSFSSKDEILVNGKKIVGSAQKRKENCLIQHGSIPISVKREEIANLTYSDKEILEEKMTTIGEILNRDVDKIELIEAFKRGFEKYFEVKVIDYKEPSYFFELVEKLNIKYKSKEWNYLF; encoded by the coding sequence ATGAACAACTGGTTTATTAAAATTGAAGAAAAGCCATATTCAGGCAGTTGGAATATGGCTGTGGATGAATTTTTATTCAATGAAGTTCAAAAAGAAGAAAAAACAATTTTAAGGTTTTATGAGTGGGAAATACCTACTCTTTCGATCGGATTCTCCCAGAGAGTAAATAGAATCCTGAATATGGAGTATTTAGAGAAAAATAGAGTTCCATTTGTGAGAAGAATAACCGGAGGAAAAGTTGTCTTTCATAACGATGAAATTACATACAGCATTAGCTCTTCAGAGAAAATTTTTTTTGAAAAAAAATCCCTTTCTGAAGCATACACGATGATTTCCGGAGCCCTTATAGAAGGCTTGAAGAAATTGAGTATTAAAGCTGAGCTCTCAGGAAGATCTCCTAAGTTTCTATCAAAATCAGATCTGCCATGTTTTTCTTTCTCATCAAAAGATGAAATTTTAGTAAACGGAAAAAAAATTGTGGGAAGTGCCCAAAAAAGAAAAGAAAATTGTTTAATTCAACATGGGTCGATTCCCATTTCTGTAAAGAGGGAAGAGATCGCAAATTTAACGTATTCAGACAAAGAAATACTTGAAGAGAAAATGACAACCATTGGAGAAATATTAAATAGAGATGTGGATAAAATTGAATTGATTGAGGCATTTAAGAGAGGTTTTGAGAAATATTTCGAAGTAAAGGTCATAGATTATAAAGAGCCATCTTATTTCTTTGAATTGGTAGAGAAGCTGAATATTAAATACAAAAGCAAAGAATGGAATTATTTATTTTAA
- a CDS encoding polymer-forming cytoskeletal protein, with protein sequence MSFLKKKKEDLLNLSEETLAPKFSEVKNTIGKGVKIKGEFYSDEDVFFDGELEGKIEVKKSMVIGKNSKIGGEIKANEIMIGGKVEEKIHAVSRVEIIPSGVLVGDVFSQKIVIAEGAKLSGNVDMNVSVEEDIYKEKEES encoded by the coding sequence ATGTCATTTTTAAAGAAAAAGAAAGAGGATTTGTTGAACTTAAGTGAAGAAACATTGGCTCCTAAATTTTCAGAGGTTAAAAACACGATAGGTAAAGGAGTAAAAATTAAGGGTGAATTCTATTCTGATGAGGATGTTTTTTTTGATGGAGAATTGGAAGGAAAGATAGAAGTAAAAAAATCTATGGTAATCGGAAAAAATAGCAAGATTGGCGGCGAGATCAAAGCGAATGAAATAATGATTGGAGGTAAAGTAGAAGAGAAAATTCATGCTGTATCCAGAGTTGAAATTATCCCATCAGGGGTCTTGGTTGGAGATGTGTTTTCTCAGAAAATAGTAATCGCTGAAGGAGCAAAATTATCAGGAAATGTTGATATGAACGTTAGTGTTGAAGAAGATATTTATAAAGAGAAAGAAGAGTCATAA
- a CDS encoding HEAT repeat domain-containing protein, with the protein MDFPEKLSLEEKIKLLKNENFPSYENRKEILIKLAKDESASVRALAIKLLSKFNYREENLFRDALSDPNPVVKKSASRAIKNIEDYEKKLKDKKNQINERLSSCTASERYDILKEIENIEENWVNDVYVEYLADPSLRIRNFIIDLIVKKKNFPVHVYMEKLNHPLWYVRSSVLKILGLKKISFQKEIMLKLLNDTNVEVRRVLAETLGRIGGENSLDVLTKMLNDPNPWVKSQVRKSLSELKSEKDSS; encoded by the coding sequence ATGGATTTCCCTGAAAAACTTAGCCTTGAAGAAAAGATAAAATTATTGAAGAATGAAAATTTCCCCTCGTATGAGAATAGAAAAGAAATATTAATCAAGTTAGCAAAAGATGAATCTGCTTCAGTAAGAGCTTTAGCTATTAAACTTCTAAGTAAATTTAATTACAGAGAAGAAAATTTGTTCAGGGATGCGTTATCAGACCCGAATCCCGTAGTGAAAAAGTCAGCTTCAAGAGCAATTAAGAACATAGAAGATTATGAAAAAAAACTCAAAGATAAAAAAAATCAAATAAATGAAAGATTATCATCCTGTACTGCAAGTGAAAGATACGATATTCTAAAGGAAATAGAAAATATAGAAGAAAACTGGGTAAACGATGTTTATGTTGAATATTTAGCAGACCCGAGTTTAAGAATAAGAAACTTTATTATAGATTTAATAGTAAAAAAGAAAAACTTTCCTGTTCATGTTTATATGGAAAAGCTGAATCATCCGTTGTGGTACGTAAGAAGTTCGGTTTTAAAGATATTGGGGCTGAAAAAGATTTCATTTCAAAAGGAAATAATGTTAAAACTTCTAAATGATACAAATGTAGAAGTAAGGAGAGTGCTTGCTGAGACGCTGGGAAGAATTGGAGGAGAGAATTCATTAGATGTACTGACAAAGATGTTGAATGATCCAAACCCATGGGTTAAAAGCCAGGTAAGAAAATCTCTTTCTGAGTTGAAATCTGAAAAAGATTCTTCCTGA
- a CDS encoding bifunctional 3,4-dihydroxy-2-butanone-4-phosphate synthase/GTP cyclohydrolase II, translated as MGIISVEEAIEEIKKGKMIIIVDDEDRENEGDLMIASEKVTPEAINFMAKHGRGLICLAMTDKRFEELRIPLMVHENTAPFGTAFGVSFDAKYGVTTGISAHDRAKTVLAAISLETKPDDLVKPGHIFPLKAKKGGVLERAGQTEAAIDLTKIAGLYPAGVICEVMKEDGTMARMPDLEKFSEKFGIKILTIEDLIKYRLRNEIFVKKIAESPLPTKYGDFKIHVFEDTIHKETHLALVAGNIEGEEAVLVRAHSQCVTGDAFGSLRCDCGEQLHKSMEMISKEGSGVILYMLNHEGRGIGIVNKIKAYSLQDRGDDTVEANVKLGFKPDQRDYGIGAQILMVLDVKKMKLLTNNPRKFVGLEAYGLKIVERIPIEIPPNEKNERYLKTKKEKLGHILEMVK; from the coding sequence ATGGGAATAATTTCAGTAGAAGAAGCCATAGAGGAAATAAAAAAAGGAAAGATGATAATAATCGTGGATGATGAGGATAGAGAAAATGAAGGAGATTTAATGATTGCTTCAGAAAAGGTTACCCCGGAAGCAATAAATTTTATGGCGAAGCATGGAAGGGGACTTATCTGCCTTGCAATGACTGATAAAAGGTTTGAAGAGTTACGGATACCCCTTATGGTCCATGAAAACACAGCTCCATTTGGTACGGCATTTGGAGTTTCATTTGATGCAAAATATGGAGTTACTACTGGAATTTCTGCTCATGATCGGGCAAAGACTGTATTGGCAGCTATTTCGCTGGAGACAAAACCTGATGATCTTGTAAAACCAGGACATATATTTCCTCTTAAAGCAAAAAAAGGGGGGGTACTGGAAAGAGCAGGCCAGACAGAAGCAGCCATTGACCTTACAAAGATAGCTGGCCTGTATCCCGCAGGTGTAATATGCGAAGTGATGAAAGAGGATGGAACGATGGCAAGAATGCCAGATTTAGAAAAATTTTCTGAGAAGTTTGGAATAAAAATATTAACCATTGAGGATTTGATAAAGTATAGATTGAGAAATGAGATATTTGTTAAAAAAATAGCAGAATCCCCTCTTCCTACCAAATATGGGGATTTTAAAATTCATGTATTTGAAGATACTATTCATAAGGAAACACATTTAGCCCTTGTGGCTGGAAATATTGAGGGAGAAGAAGCTGTGCTTGTGAGAGCTCATTCTCAATGCGTAACTGGAGATGCATTTGGATCTTTAAGATGTGACTGTGGAGAGCAATTGCACAAATCTATGGAAATGATATCTAAAGAAGGCTCAGGCGTGATTCTTTATATGTTAAACCACGAGGGAAGAGGCATAGGTATTGTAAATAAAATCAAAGCATATTCATTACAGGATCGGGGTGACGATACGGTTGAAGCGAATGTTAAACTGGGATTTAAACCAGATCAGAGAGATTATGGAATTGGAGCTCAGATTTTAATGGTACTGGACGTAAAAAAGATGAAACTTCTGACTAACAATCCGAGGAAATTTGTTGGCTTAGAAGCTTATGGTTTAAAAATAGTAGAGAGAATCCCCATAGAAATTCCTCCGAATGAAAAAAATGAAAGATATTTGAAGACTAAAAAGGAAAAATTAGGTCATATTTTAGAAATGGTTAAATAA
- a CDS encoding riboflavin synthase: MFTGIIEEVGKVEEIVRSKGKYISIRTSEIVGKVEIGDSVSVNGVCLTLKDKKNDRIIFDLSEETLKRTNFSFLREGNPINLERSITLSSPLGGHIILGHCDGFERVLFSRSTENGKRIRITLSKELRKWAVTKGSIAVNGVSLTIADLSSNFFEVEIIPVTIKKTNLGFLKAGDLVNLEMDVLGKYIWNFMSYKKNSDTKKNKLYYLI, encoded by the coding sequence ATGTTTACAGGAATAATCGAAGAGGTAGGGAAAGTTGAAGAAATTGTAAGATCAAAAGGGAAATACATTTCCATCAGGACTTCTGAAATAGTAGGTAAAGTTGAGATAGGAGATAGCGTTTCAGTTAATGGAGTGTGTTTAACCCTTAAAGACAAAAAAAATGATAGAATTATTTTTGACCTTTCCGAGGAGACATTAAAGAGAACGAATTTCTCATTTTTGAGAGAGGGAAACCCGATAAACCTTGAAAGAAGTATAACTTTAAGCTCTCCTCTTGGAGGACATATAATCTTAGGCCATTGTGATGGGTTTGAAAGAGTTTTGTTCAGTAGATCCACAGAAAACGGGAAAAGAATTAGAATTACTCTATCAAAGGAATTAAGAAAGTGGGCAGTTACAAAAGGTTCTATTGCTGTTAATGGGGTGAGTCTTACGATTGCTGATTTAAGTTCAAATTTTTTTGAGGTAGAGATAATCCCTGTTACTATTAAGAAAACAAACCTGGGCTTTTTAAAAGCAGGAGATTTAGTAAATCTTGAAATGGATGTACTGGGAAAATATATATGGAATTTTATGTCTTATAAGAAAAATTCAGATACTAAAAAGAATAAATTATATTATTTAATATAG
- the ribD gene encoding bifunctional diaminohydroxyphosphoribosylaminopyrimidine deaminase/5-amino-6-(5-phosphoribosylamino)uracil reductase RibD gives MNEASLMKLALSLAEKGRGYVSPNPMVGAVIYKKGKVISASYHERAGESHAEAKAIEKAGNDAKDSTLFINLEPCVHWGKTPPCVDKIVNAKIKKVFISTPDQNPLVKGEGIERLKNEGIDVFVGLFKRESIELNEVFFKFITKKIPFITVKAAISVDGKMATSSGESKWIGNELSRNYAHLLRGEYDAIMVGIGTILKDNPLLTIRHKTWEDKKIVRIILDSNLRINPDFKIFSTLGRGKLIIFTKKFNEEKRIEIFKQNNVEIIGVNEKNGKLDLNEIFRKIAEKDITSVLIEGGSSLISSVMKERIADRLILFVSPRLIGGINAPSLFGNVGYKDLKEALSLKKVTSFSLNCDTVFIGYFN, from the coding sequence ATGAATGAAGCATCCTTGATGAAACTTGCCTTATCACTTGCCGAGAAAGGAAGAGGATATGTGTCACCAAATCCGATGGTGGGAGCTGTGATTTATAAAAAAGGAAAAGTAATATCTGCTTCATATCATGAAAGAGCAGGGGAGTCCCATGCGGAAGCAAAAGCAATAGAGAAAGCCGGGAATGATGCAAAAGATTCAACATTATTTATAAATCTTGAACCATGTGTTCATTGGGGTAAGACTCCTCCATGTGTTGATAAAATTGTTAATGCCAAGATAAAAAAAGTCTTTATTTCAACCCCTGATCAGAATCCCCTTGTAAAAGGAGAGGGAATAGAAAGACTTAAAAATGAAGGAATTGATGTTTTTGTTGGCCTTTTTAAAAGAGAATCGATTGAACTAAATGAAGTATTTTTTAAGTTTATAACAAAAAAAATTCCTTTTATTACAGTGAAGGCTGCAATAAGTGTTGATGGAAAAATGGCTACTTCTTCAGGTGAATCGAAATGGATTGGAAATGAGCTATCGAGAAATTATGCTCATCTTTTGAGGGGGGAGTATGATGCCATAATGGTAGGGATTGGGACTATCCTTAAGGACAATCCTCTTCTAACTATAAGACATAAAACTTGGGAGGATAAGAAAATTGTTAGGATTATACTTGATTCAAATTTGAGGATAAACCCTGATTTTAAGATTTTTTCAACCTTAGGCAGAGGGAAATTAATCATATTCACAAAAAAATTTAATGAAGAAAAAAGAATAGAGATTTTTAAACAGAATAATGTTGAAATTATTGGAGTTAACGAAAAAAATGGCAAATTAGACCTTAACGAAATATTCAGAAAAATAGCAGAAAAAGACATTACATCTGTATTGATAGAAGGAGGTTCATCATTAATCTCTTCTGTAATGAAGGAAAGAATTGCTGATAGACTTATTCTTTTTGTATCACCAAGACTGATAGGAGGAATAAATGCTCCCTCTCTTTTTGGAAATGTTGGATATAAAGATTTAAAAGAAGCTTTGAGTTTAAAAAAAGTTACCAGTTTTAGCCTGAATTGTGATACAGTATTTATTGGATATTTTAATTAA
- the ftsY gene encoding signal recognition particle-docking protein FtsY — protein MILNSPDSLKLALLKAKEKIKRGIENLFEPEKDIEKKLEEFEELLLLSDFGPSFSRKLINKIRERIKFREITDEDIRNLLRDEILKIFKDAEMKFELNRKMAILVVGVNGGGKTTTCAKLAKYFKQKGKEVLMAAIDTFRAAGADQLVLWGERLAIPVLKGKAGSDPGAVTYDAVQLFKSKNYEILILDTAGRIHVKENLMRELQKIRKILVKEGNGFFNESFLVLDANVGQNLLSQAKEFFNYVQITGIVLTKMDGTAKGGGVVLVSEEFKIPIIFLGVGETEYDLLEFSPESYVNSILGNE, from the coding sequence ATGATCCTTAATTCCCCTGATAGCTTGAAGCTGGCTCTATTAAAAGCAAAAGAGAAAATAAAAAGAGGGATTGAAAATTTATTCGAGCCGGAAAAAGATATCGAGAAAAAATTAGAAGAATTTGAGGAACTTTTATTATTATCGGATTTCGGGCCTTCATTTTCAAGGAAATTAATAAACAAAATAAGAGAAAGAATAAAATTTAGAGAGATTACTGATGAAGATATAAGGAATTTGTTAAGAGATGAGATTTTAAAAATATTTAAAGATGCCGAAATGAAATTCGAGCTCAACAGGAAAATGGCAATTCTTGTGGTGGGTGTTAATGGTGGTGGAAAAACTACAACATGTGCAAAGCTTGCAAAATATTTTAAGCAAAAAGGGAAAGAAGTTTTAATGGCTGCTATAGATACCTTCAGAGCAGCTGGAGCAGATCAGCTTGTTTTATGGGGGGAGAGATTGGCGATTCCAGTCCTGAAAGGAAAAGCTGGAAGTGATCCTGGAGCCGTTACTTATGATGCAGTTCAACTTTTCAAGTCAAAAAATTATGAGATTCTCATTCTTGATACAGCTGGAAGGATTCATGTAAAGGAAAATTTAATGAGAGAGTTGCAAAAAATAAGAAAGATATTAGTGAAAGAGGGAAATGGATTTTTTAATGAATCATTTCTTGTACTGGATGCAAATGTAGGGCAGAATTTATTAAGTCAGGCAAAAGAATTCTTTAATTATGTTCAGATTACAGGAATAGTCCTGACAAAGATGGATGGAACAGCTAAAGGAGGAGGAGTTGTACTTGTTTCAGAGGAATTTAAGATTCCGATAATATTTCTGGGAGTTGGAGAAACAGAATACGACCTTCTTGAATTCTCCCCTGAAAGTTATGTTAATTCTATTTTAGGAAATGAATGA
- a CDS encoding PQQ-binding-like beta-propeller repeat protein, with protein sequence MRLKIVFFPIFLTPISCSLLNINNVNENKIFSPFPLDVSSEIELNASIKDNLIKMNSKIIFFSGDEDVYCLNPLNGKIDWKFHLPFKFLSKLSFDKNFIYLIDHRNIVYKLDKDSGKIVQIKNIEINKIVRFDVDQNLMFALTEKNEILCFDLSKNKRIWSTKILSRGVSGPFLNSNNIYLSGEDNSFYSISKNTGKNSWKIKFSERIEGEPAFDRNNIYFGSNDDYFYSIRKKNGSIKWRVRTGGDIKLKPLIDKKYVYFVSMDKFLYCVKKSGGNLIWWKKLPARTYSFLDDLENFIIISTQKGNVLCFNKFTGNLSGEFSTGIENVSNPLWIDPFIIVAKNEGGTGKILLLQKLRSVSLKPDKAPPQDIGELISISAETVGFIKPVYKFTIFKNGKKFLETDEITESKINWIPKEEGEYIIKIKVKEEQKIKETEISYSIINSKKEELRRNLLWDKNCYKHR encoded by the coding sequence ATGAGACTTAAAATAGTATTTTTTCCCATTTTTCTAACCCCCATCTCCTGTTCCCTTTTAAATATTAACAATGTAAACGAGAATAAAATCTTCTCCCCATTTCCTCTTGATGTTTCCAGTGAAATTGAATTGAATGCTTCAATAAAAGACAATTTGATAAAAATGAATTCAAAAATAATTTTTTTCAGCGGAGATGAAGATGTTTATTGTCTGAATCCTTTAAATGGAAAAATAGATTGGAAATTTCACCTTCCTTTTAAATTTTTATCAAAGCTTTCATTCGATAAAAATTTTATCTATCTCATCGATCATCGAAACATCGTATATAAACTGGATAAAGATTCAGGAAAAATCGTTCAGATTAAAAATATCGAGATAAATAAAATTGTAAGATTTGATGTGGATCAAAATTTGATGTTTGCATTGACTGAAAAAAATGAGATTTTATGCTTTGATCTTAGTAAAAATAAAAGAATATGGTCCACTAAAATTCTCTCTCGAGGGGTTTCCGGCCCATTTCTAAACAGTAATAATATTTATCTTTCTGGGGAAGACAATTCTTTTTATTCTATTTCCAAGAATACTGGAAAAAATAGCTGGAAAATTAAATTTTCTGAAAGAATCGAAGGCGAGCCTGCTTTTGACAGAAACAATATTTATTTTGGGTCTAATGATGATTATTTTTATTCGATAAGAAAGAAAAATGGTTCTATAAAATGGAGGGTAAGAACAGGGGGAGATATAAAATTAAAGCCTTTAATCGATAAAAAATATGTGTACTTTGTTTCCATGGATAAATTTCTCTACTGTGTAAAAAAGTCCGGAGGTAATCTCATATGGTGGAAAAAACTTCCTGCAAGAACATATTCCTTTTTAGATGATTTAGAAAATTTTATTATTATATCCACTCAGAAAGGAAATGTTTTATGTTTTAATAAATTCACTGGAAACTTATCAGGGGAATTCTCTACAGGTATTGAAAATGTCTCAAACCCGCTCTGGATAGACCCATTCATTATAGTTGCAAAGAATGAGGGAGGGACTGGAAAGATATTATTGCTTCAGAAACTCCGTTCAGTTTCCCTAAAACCTGATAAAGCTCCTCCTCAGGACATAGGAGAATTAATTTCCATTTCTGCTGAAACAGTGGGCTTTATTAAACCTGTTTACAAATTTACTATTTTCAAAAATGGGAAAAAATTCCTGGAAACCGATGAAATTACTGAATCAAAGATTAACTGGATACCAAAAGAAGAAGGGGAATATATAATAAAAATTAAGGTAAAGGAAGAACAAAAAATAAAGGAAACAGAAATTTCTTATTCTATAATTAACAGTAAAAAAGAAGAATTAAGAAGGAATCTTCTCTGGGATAAAAATTGTTATAAACATAGATGA
- a CDS encoding SDR family oxidoreductase yields the protein MEKILVTGGAGFIGSNLAEYLLKKNYDIRILDNLSTGKIENIKDFLNSAEFQKGDLTNPKDLKKSLKNIECVVHLAAIPSVERSVKDPLLTNKANVEGTLNLLVAARETKVSKIIFASSSSIYGDTPELPKKESFMPNPLSPYAISKVTGEYYCKVFKKIYNLDVIILRFFNIFGPKQDPLSPYSGVISIFINKIRKNEKPEIFGDGSQTRDFTYIENVNEAIEKSINVSNPEEIIFNIGCGNRYSVNDLFQNLKEITGFKENPIYREPRKGDVKDSQANIELAKKFLGWKPKVDFKEGLKKTVEYYFK from the coding sequence ATGGAAAAAATTCTTGTAACTGGTGGAGCAGGTTTCATAGGTTCAAATTTAGCTGAATATCTTCTTAAAAAAAACTATGATATAAGAATACTTGATAATTTAAGCACAGGAAAGATTGAAAACATTAAAGATTTTCTGAACTCAGCCGAATTTCAAAAAGGAGATTTAACAAACCCAAAAGACCTTAAAAAGTCCCTGAAAAATATAGAATGTGTGGTCCATTTAGCTGCAATTCCCTCAGTAGAAAGGTCAGTAAAGGACCCTTTACTAACTAACAAGGCAAATGTAGAAGGGACATTGAACTTATTGGTGGCAGCAAGAGAAACCAAAGTTTCAAAAATTATTTTTGCTTCCTCTTCATCTATTTACGGAGACACACCCGAACTTCCCAAAAAAGAATCTTTTATGCCAAACCCCCTTTCTCCTTATGCCATATCAAAGGTAACAGGTGAATATTATTGTAAAGTCTTTAAAAAAATTTATAATTTAGATGTGATAATTTTAAGATTTTTTAATATATTCGGCCCAAAACAGGATCCCCTCTCTCCATATTCAGGAGTCATCTCAATATTTATAAATAAAATTAGAAAAAATGAAAAACCTGAAATTTTTGGAGATGGATCTCAAACAAGGGATTTCACTTACATTGAAAATGTAAACGAAGCCATAGAAAAATCTATAAATGTCAGTAATCCTGAAGAAATAATCTTCAACATTGGCTGTGGAAATAGATATTCTGTGAATGATTTATTTCAAAATTTAAAAGAGATAACAGGCTTTAAGGAAAATCCAATCTACAGGGAACCTCGAAAAGGTGATGTGAAAGATTCTCAGGCTAATATCGAACTGGCAAAGAAATTTTTAGGCTGGAAACCAAAAGTTGATTTCAAGGAGGGATTAAAGAAAACAGTCGAATACTATTTTAAATAA
- a CDS encoding HD domain-containing protein: MERKEAYEFLKRHLQNKNLIKHSLALEACMRALAKRLNENEGTWGILGLLHDIDYELVKDKEDQHTHLGSAILKEKGFDEDFLYSIRCHAEKEKPKSLRDWAIYSADPLTGLIVAATLMHPSKKISELTTEFILNRFKEKRFAAGANREIIKQCENLGLSLNEFIQICLNAMQGISEELEL; this comes from the coding sequence TTGGAAAGAAAAGAAGCTTATGAATTTTTAAAAAGACATTTACAAAACAAAAATCTTATAAAACATTCTCTTGCTCTTGAAGCATGCATGAGGGCTCTTGCGAAGAGGCTCAATGAGAATGAGGGAACATGGGGAATTTTAGGGCTCTTGCATGACATTGATTATGAGCTGGTAAAAGACAAAGAAGATCAGCATACCCATCTTGGATCAGCCATCCTGAAAGAGAAAGGTTTTGATGAGGATTTCCTTTACTCTATTCGATGCCATGCTGAAAAAGAGAAGCCTAAATCTTTAAGGGATTGGGCAATTTATTCTGCTGATCCCCTCACAGGGCTGATAGTTGCAGCCACACTGATGCATCCTTCAAAAAAAATTTCTGAGCTTACAACAGAATTCATTCTCAATCGCTTTAAGGAAAAAAGATTTGCTGCAGGAGCCAATCGAGAGATAATCAAGCAATGTGAAAACCTGGGTCTCTCTCTGAATGAATTCATCCAGATCTGCTTAAATGCCATGCAGGGAATATCGGAAGAATTAGAACTCTAA